The Vicinamibacterales bacterium genome contains the following window.
ACGCGCTCGAGCTGCAGGACGGCTGGCGTCTCGAACAGCGCGTCGAGCTGGTGATCGATCGGCTCGGGCTGCCGGCGGATCGCCCGATCGGCGAGCTGTCGGGCGGGTGGCGCCGCCGCACGCTGCTGGCGCGCGCGCTGGTGTCCGAGCCGGATCTGCTGCTCCTCGACGAGCCGACCAATCACCTCGACGTCCAGGCGATCGAGTGGCTCGAGGCGTTCCTGCGCGACTTCCGCGGCGCGGTCCTGTTCGTCACGCACGACCGCGCGTTCCTGTCGAGCCTCGCCACCCGGATCGTCGACATGGACCGCGGACGCGTCACATCGTGGCCGGGCTCGTACGCGGCCTATCTCGAGAAGAAGAGCGCCGCGCTCGACGCCGAAGAACGCGATCTCGATCGCCTGGACAGGAAACTGGCGCAGGAGGAAGCGTGGCTGCGGCGCGGCGTCAAGGCGCGGCGGACGCGCAACGAGGGACGCGTCAAGGCGCTGCTGGCGCTGCGCGCCGAGCGGGCGGCGCGCCGCGCGCAGGTCGGCAGCGCGCGCATGGTGATCGACGGGGCCGCCCCGACCGGGAAGATGGTGTTCGAGGCCAAAGGGGTCAGCAAGTCGTACGGCGGCGTCCCGGTCATCCGCGACTACTCGCAGCGGATCCTCCGCGGCGACCGGGTCGGCCTCATCGGACCGAACGGTTCCGGCAAGTCCACCCTGCTGCGCCTGCTGGTGCAGGAGATCGAACCGGACGCCGGAACGATCCGCCACGGCACGCGCCTCGAGATCGCCTATTTCGATCAGCAGCGCGAGCAGCTGGATCCCGATCGGACGGTGGCCGACACGATCAGCGACGGCAACGATGTCGTCATCATCAACGGCGAGCCGAAGCACGTGATCGGCTATCTCGGCGACTTCCTCTTCCCGCGGGAACGGGCGCAGTCGCCGGTGCGTTCGCTCTCGGGAGGGGAGCGCAACCGGCTGCTGCTCGCGCGCCTCTTTGCGCGCCCGGCGAACGTGCTCGTGCTCGACGAGCCGACCAACGATCTCGACATCGAGACGCTGGAGCTGCTCGAGGAGCTGGTCGGCAGCTTCGACGGCACGGTCCTGCTCGTCAGCCACGATCGCGTGTTCCTCGATCGCGTCGTCACCAGCACGCTCGCGTTCGAAGGGGAAGGCAGGGTCGTCGAATACGTCGGCGGTTATGGGGATTACCTGCGCCAGCGCCGCGCCGGGGGCGCCGAGCACGCGGCCGCCGCCGACACGGCCAAGAGTGCGGCAGGCGGGGAGCGCCGGCGAGAGCGGCCGCGCAAGCTGTCGTTCAAAGAGCAGCGCGAGCTGGACGCGCTCCCCGATCGGATCGCGGCGCTGGAGGAGGAGCAGCGGCGGCTGAAGGAGGAATCCGCCGCGCCGGAGTTCTATCGCGCCGGCGCGGCGCACATCGACGCGGTGCTCGCGCGCATCGATGCGGTGCAGCGGGAACTGGATGCGGCGCTGGAGCGATGGATGCAGCTGGAGGCGGTGAAGGAAAGCTCTGCACGCTGAAGCCGCACCGCGAACGACTGCCCTGACACAGGCTCGTCAGGGCAGTCGCCTCGGCCATCACTTGGCCAGCAGCGTCTTGGTGAATGACGGTCCGCCGATCACTTTCACCTCGACGACGAGCTCCTCCGTGTCGTAGAGCGCGCGCCACGCATTCAGCGCCAGCCTCGCCGCATCCACCTTCTCAGAGGTGTGGAGTGACAGCGGATCGTCATCATTGGTCGGCAGCAGCGCCATCCACCCCTTCGGATCCTGAACCGGGTCGAGCGTCAGGGCGATCCGCATCGTCTTGCCGGGACGAATGGGCGGGATGAAGAACAGCTCGTCCTTGTAGCGGCCGCTCGGATCGTGGATCCGCAGCGTGTCCGTCATCGACAGATGCTCGCTGCTCGGGTTCGTCAGATTGAGCACGACGATCGGACCGTGGAACTGGTAGCTGACGTCGGGAATCAGCTGTTCCGAGCCGTCGCCTCCGGTGAACACACTTGCGACCGCGTTGTCGATCAACTTGGCCGCCTGCTTCCGCAGCTCCTCCCTGACTGGCTCTGGCACCGGGACACCCTGCGCTTCGGCGTAATTGGCGACGGCATCGACGAGGTACCCTTCACCCATCGCCTTCAGCTGCTCGACGTCGGGAATTTCCGGCGGCATCCCGGCCGCGGCCATCGCGGTGCTCAAGGCGATCGACGCGCACGTCTCGTTGCAGGGAATGCCGAGATCGGTCAGAACGCCCGACATCTGCGACGCCGCCTCCGCCTTGATGTCGCTGTAGGTGTCGGCGACCCAGTCGGCGAAGTCGGCGGCGAATTCGAAGAAATCGGCAAACGCCCCGAACACGTCTTCGAAAATGCTGGAGTCGTCGTCACAAATGTTTGCTGTGGTGCCTTTCTCGATGACACCGCCGAGGTAGGGGACGTCCCTGCTGTAGATGACATGGCAAGTCCAGTCGAACGTGTAGGGACGCACCGGGTAGTACTCGACAAGGTCGACCCACGGGTGGACGAACACGACGGGGGGCAGCACGTTCGTCGGATCCGGTTCGAAGAACTCCAGGATGACGACGTTGCTCGGCGGCCCGCTGGTTTTGCCGTCGGCATCCAGCGGGACGACGCGTGCGTACAGGGACATCGACTGGGCGATGACCGGATCCGCCTGGACGGCGTAGGCCTGCGCCGATGCGCGCGAATCATCCGGGATGATGGCGCCGGGGAACCGGACGTTGAGAGCGCCCGATCGCGTGATCCGCGTGGTCGGCGTAATCTCCGTGGGCGGCAAAGCGATTCCGCCCGAAGTGAACGCCCCGGCCAGTCCCTGGAAGGCGAGCTTCGGGGTCCAGTTCGGCGGCCGCGGCGCCAGCAGATTGAGATCGACGAAGAACAACTGGGTGGACGACGTTCCGGTGAGACCAAAGCCTGGCGCCGGGACGAAGTCGCCGGCGGCCGGGAACGGGTACTTCGAGAGCTCCCAGCGGACGGATGTGACCGCCGTGGTGTTCGCGCTCCAGAGGAACCGCCAGTCGAGATCGGTCCGGTTCCAGTCGATCTGCACCGGCCCGGCGACCAGATTGAACTCGTGATCGGGAAGAAGGTGGCCGTCCCAGGCCCGCAGCGTGACCTGCGGGGGCGGAGGAGCGAGGAACGAGAACTTCAGGACTTCGGTCGGCAGGCCGGTGCCTTGCGCGAAGGCCGCAGCGGTGGTCAGCCCGATGGTCGCGACCGTCAGCGCTGCGCGCTGCGAGAGACGGGTACATGGCTGCATGAGACCTCCAATGGCGGCGCGTCCGCAGTCGCGCCGTCATCAGGACAAACGCAATCGGCGAGCGGGACGGGCCACGTGGCCCCGCCGTCTCGTGAAATGCGTTCTTACAGGCGGGGGGTCAGTTCGGCGTGGAGCAGCGCGCGCGCCTTGCGCCAGTCTCGTTTCACCGTGCGCTCGGAACACCCGAGGACAGCGGCGGTTTCTTCCACCGAGAGACCGCCGAAGTAGCGGAGCTCGACGACCCGGCTGAGCCATTCGTCCAGCTGTGCGAGACGCTCCAGCGCGGCATCCAGTTCGACGATCTGCTCGGCGCGCTCGACGGCCGGCAACTCGACATCGTCAGCCGGCACGAGATGGACGCCGCCTCCGCGCTTGTTCGCCGCGCGCCGCCGGGCGTAGTCGACGGTGAGCTGGCGCATGGCCCTGGCCGCCAGCGCGAAAAAGTGATGACGATCGTGCACCTGCAGTTGCGACTGGTCGGCCAGCTTCAGATAGACTTCGTGGACCAGCGCGGTCGTCTGGAGCGTCTGGTCGCGCCCGTCCCGGAATCGACGACGCGCCAGCGATCGCAGCTCCTCGTAGACGAGCGGCATCAGCCGGTCGATGGCGTCTCGATCGCCATGGCGCCAGGCGGCGAGCAGGCCGGTGATCGTCGTCGCGTCAGGCGACATCTTCTGGACTCTGACAGGATTCTACGGCGGCTTCATGCAGCCTGCTGATGCGGATCGCTGGCGGCGTCTCCAGTCCCTGCTGGACGGGGCTCTCGATCTGCCCGCCGAGCAGCGGGCCAGCTGGCTCGCGGCCGCCTGTCCGGCCGACCCCTCGGTGCGGGAGGAGGTCGAGCGGATCCTGGCCCAGGACGCGGCGACCGGCGGCATCCTGGATGTCAGCCCCGACCCGCTCCTCCAATCGGCGCTCGATGAACACAAGCGCGACGATACCGGCGGGGGGCGCTTCATCCCCGGTGTCGTCCTCGCCGGCCGCTACCGTGTCGTGACGCTGCTCGGCCGCGGCGGCATGGGTGAGATCTACCGCGCCGACGATCTCAAGCTCGGGCAGCCCGTCGCCCTCAAGTTCCTGCCGTCCCGGCTGACGGACGACGAGCGCCTGCTGGCCGCACTCGTCCGCGAGGCGCGCATCGCGCGGCAAGTGTCGCACCCGAACGTCTGCCGGGTGTACGACATCGGCGAGGCCGATCGGCACACCTTCATCACGATGGAGTTCATCGACGGTGAGGACCTCCGATCGCTGCTGAAGCGCATCGGGCAGCTGCCGGCCGCGAAGGCGCTCGACATCGCGCGGCAGTTGTGTGCGGGGCTGCAGGCCGCGCACGAGCTCGGCGTGCTGCATCGCGATCTCAAGCCCGCCAACGTGATGCTGGATGCGCGCGGGCGCGTGCGGATTACCGATTTCGGGATCGCCGTCGCCGCCGGCGACCGTGCCGCGGACCGTTTCGCGGGGACGCCCGCCTACATGGCCCCGGAGCAGCTCGATGGCCGGCCGGCGAGTCAGCGGAGCGACGTCTATGCCCTCGGCCTCGTCATCTACGAGTTGTTCACCGGCGTGCGCGCGTTCGACGCCGCGAACGTCGATGACGTGCGCCGCCTGCACGAGTCCGCTGCGCCGGCGAAGCCGAGCGCGCTCGTCGCGCATCTCGATCCCCGGATCGAACGCGCGCTGCTCGCCTGTCTCGAGACGGATCCGGAACTGCGTCCCGCTTCGGCGCGCGCGCTGCTCGCCGCGCTCCCCGGCGGCGATCCCATCGAGGCGGCGGCGGAAGCCGGCGAAACACCGTCGCCGGAGCTGATCGCGCTGTCCGGTCCGGATGGATCGCTCCGGCCGGCAGTGGCGTTCAGTGTCCTCGCGGCATTGGTGATGGCGATGGGCGTGTCGTGGCGGCTCGCCGATCGCGCGTCGGTGCTTGGCTGGGTGCAGTTTCCGCGCGGGGCAGAGGTGCTCGAGGATCGCGCGCGCGGCATCCTCCAACGATTGGGATACGCCTCGGACCCGCTGGACCGTGTGGGTTTCATCATCGCCGGCATCGATCGCTACCGCCGGTACGTCCGCGCCCATGACCGGTCGCCGCGGCGCTGGGATCCGCTGCGCGAGCCGGGGCAGTGGGACGTCCTGTTTGGCTATCGCGAGTCACGTGGAACGCTGCTGCCATGGAATCCCGACGGTCAGGTCAGGGGCGATGATCCCGCGCCGCGCCCGGGGGATGCGCAGGTGCTCACCGATGTGCGCGGCCACCTCGTCGCGCTGCTCGTGCACTCTGACGCGGCGGACG
Protein-coding sequences here:
- a CDS encoding ATP-binding cassette domain-containing protein; protein product: MPILHLQQGSLAFGHVPLFEDADLRIEAGDRIALIGRNGTGKSSLLKALAGEVPLDAGTLWRAPGLRIARLEQDVLGREPAGGASAAPRGDGESVFDVVSGGLGALGDLVAQYHHAAVDVAEHAGDAARLARLSALQHALELQDGWRLEQRVELVIDRLGLPADRPIGELSGGWRRRTLLARALVSEPDLLLLDEPTNHLDVQAIEWLEAFLRDFRGAVLFVTHDRAFLSSLATRIVDMDRGRVTSWPGSYAAYLEKKSAALDAEERDLDRLDRKLAQEEAWLRRGVKARRTRNEGRVKALLALRAERAARRAQVGSARMVIDGAAPTGKMVFEAKGVSKSYGGVPVIRDYSQRILRGDRVGLIGPNGSGKSTLLRLLVQEIEPDAGTIRHGTRLEIAYFDQQREQLDPDRTVADTISDGNDVVIINGEPKHVIGYLGDFLFPRERAQSPVRSLSGGERNRLLLARLFARPANVLVLDEPTNDLDIETLELLEELVGSFDGTVLLVSHDRVFLDRVVTSTLAFEGEGRVVEYVGGYGDYLRQRRAGGAEHAAAADTAKSAAGGERRRERPRKLSFKEQRELDALPDRIAALEEEQRRLKEESAAPEFYRAGAAHIDAVLARIDAVQRELDAALERWMQLEAVKESSAR
- a CDS encoding sigma-70 family RNA polymerase sigma factor — protein: MSPDATTITGLLAAWRHGDRDAIDRLMPLVYEELRSLARRRFRDGRDQTLQTTALVHEVYLKLADQSQLQVHDRHHFFALAARAMRQLTVDYARRRAANKRGGGVHLVPADDVELPAVERAEQIVELDAALERLAQLDEWLSRVVELRYFGGLSVEETAAVLGCSERTVKRDWRKARALLHAELTPRL
- a CDS encoding serine/threonine-protein kinase, with translation MQPADADRWRRLQSLLDGALDLPAEQRASWLAAACPADPSVREEVERILAQDAATGGILDVSPDPLLQSALDEHKRDDTGGGRFIPGVVLAGRYRVVTLLGRGGMGEIYRADDLKLGQPVALKFLPSRLTDDERLLAALVREARIARQVSHPNVCRVYDIGEADRHTFITMEFIDGEDLRSLLKRIGQLPAAKALDIARQLCAGLQAAHELGVLHRDLKPANVMLDARGRVRITDFGIAVAAGDRAADRFAGTPAYMAPEQLDGRPASQRSDVYALGLVIYELFTGVRAFDAANVDDVRRLHESAAPAKPSALVAHLDPRIERALLACLETDPELRPASARALLAALPGGDPIEAAAEAGETPSPELIALSGPDGSLRPAVAFSVLAALVMAMGVSWRLADRASVLGWVQFPRGAEVLEDRARGILQRLGYASDPLDRVGFIIAGIDRYRRYVRAHDRSPRRWDPLREPGQWDVLFGYRESRGTLLPWNPDGQVRGDDPAPRPGDAQVLTDVRGHLVALLVHSDAADAPAPNPAAADWTPLFQEAGLDPSSFQPAAPTRNPEVFAETRAAWSGTGAGGYPIRVEAAAHRGRPVYFEQVVPWDAYWDPSNPLEGAAILNRQSTLMHRVLALLSLIAMPLAAAVLVARNWLNGRGDRAGALRVAALVFALRMTSWFLGAHHVPSVRDEWILFTIGLGKALVDAAAGWALYLAVEPYARRLHPRFLVSWTRLLRGRFRDPLVGRDLLCGISLSAATVLLTVQLPVVLPHALGAEAPPPPMFHPIGNLPYLFVLNAPPPQALLGGRHALAAVSSVGLITLGIALAFLVVLLALNILLRRLWPAIAVFAGLLIAINPIAEASGYSAVSVAASLASTLVFVLALRFGLVGVLAHWFGAMMWMNFPVTSRVDAPYFAIGLFGLAVVAAAGAYGAVIASRLSSSRRAA